In one Solanum dulcamara chromosome 1, daSolDulc1.2, whole genome shotgun sequence genomic region, the following are encoded:
- the LOC129897566 gene encoding probable 1-deoxy-D-xylulose-5-phosphate synthase 2, chloroplastic isoform X1: protein MAVSSGPVLRISQQSSSPYLTTPRFHNFTRKKFLVKASVNGSDEINGKIVSKKEKESLQIDFSGEKPPTPFLDTVNYPIHMKNLAKQDLEQLAAELRAEIVYSVAKTGGHLSSSLGVVDLTVALHHVFDTPEDKIIWDVGHQTYAHKILTGRRSKMHTMRKTSGLAPFPKRDESAYDPFGAGHSSTSISAGLGMAVARDLLGNNNHVISVIGDGAMTAGQAYEAMNNAGFLDSNLIVVLNDNKQVSLPTATLDGPATPVGALSSALSKIQASRKFRQLREAAKSITKQIGPQAHEVAAKVDEYARGMLSASGSTLFEELGLYYIGPVDGHNIEDLITIFKKVKSMPAPGPVLIHIVTEKGKGYLPAEAADDKMHGVAQFDPKTGKQFKAKSSTLSYTQYFAESLIKEAENDDKIVAIHAAMGGGTGLNYFQKQFPERCFDVGIAEQHAVTFAAGLATEGLKPFCAIYSSFLQRGYDQVVHDVDLQKLPVRFAMDRAGLVGADGPTHCGAFDVTYMACLPNMVVMAPSDEAELMHMVATAAAIDDRPSCFRFPRGNGIGAVLPPNNKGIPIEVGKGRILREGERVAILGYGSIVQQCLGAADILQSHDVRVTVADARFCKPLDADLIRRLAKEHEILITVEEGSIGGFGSHVSHFLSLNSILDGPLKLRSMLLPDRYIDHGSPADQIEAAGLSSKHIYATVLTLLGRPKEAMVVN from the exons ATGGCAGTTTCTTCAGGTCCTGTATTGAGAATTAGCCAGCAGTCAAGTTCTCCATACTTGACAACTCCAAGATTTCACAACTTTACAAGAAAAAAA TTTCTTGTAAAAGCTTCTGTGAATGGTTCAGATGAAATCAATGGGAAGATAGTAAGTAAGAAAGAAAAGGAGAGTTTGCAGATTGATTTTTCAGGAGAAAAGCCACCTACACCATTTTTGGATACAGTCAATTATCCAATACATATGAAGAATCTAGCCAAACAG GATCTTGAACAATTAGCTGCAGAACTAAGAGCAGAGATTGTGTATTCAGTGGCGAAAACAGGAGGTCATTTGAGTTCAAGTTTAGGTGTTGTGGATTTAACTGTGGCATTGCATCATGTTTTTGATACTCCTGAGGATAAAATTATATGGGATGTTGGTCATCAG aCATATGCACACAAAATCTTGACAGGAAGGAGGTCTAAAATGCATACAATGAGAAAGACTTCAGGGCTAGCACCTTTTCCTAAAAGGGATGAAAGTGCTTATGATCCATTTGGTGCAGGGCATAGTTCAACAAGCATCTCTGCTGGTCTTG GCATGGCAGTTGCTCGAGATCTTTTAGGGAACAACAACCATGTCATTTCTGTAATCGGAGATGGAGCCATGACTGCAGGACAAGCATATGAGGCCATGAATAATGCAGGATTCCTCGACTCGAATCTGATAGTCGTATTGAATGATAATAAACAAGTTTCTTTACCGACCGCAACCTTAGATGGCCCTGCAACTCCAGTAGGAGCCCTTAGTAGTGCCTTAAGCAAAATCCAAGCTAGTCGTAAGTTTAGACAACTCCGCGAAGCTGCAAAG AGTATAACAAAGCAAATTGGACCTCAAGCACATGAAGTTGCAGCTAAAGTAGATGAATATGCAAGAGGAATGCTTAGTGCTTCTGGTTCCACACTTTTTGAGGAGCTAGGATTATATTACATCGGTCCAGTAGACGGACACAATATTGAAGACTTGATTACTATTTTTAAGAAGGTAAAATCAATGCCAGCACCAGGACCAGTTCTGATTCACATTGTAACAGAGAAAGGAAAAGGCTATCTTCCTGCAGAAGCAGCAGACGATAAAATGCACG GGGTAGCACAGTTTGATCCAAAAACAGGAAAGCAATTTAAGGCCAAGTCGTCTACGCTTTCATATACTCAATACTTTGCTGAATCACTGATTAAAGAAGCCGAAAATGATGACAAGATTGTAGCTATCCATGCTGCAATGGGTGGTGGAACCGGCCTCAATTATTTCCAGAAACAATTTCCGGAACGTTGTTTTGACGTTGGCATTGCTGAGCAACATGCAGTTACTTTTGCAGCTGGCTTAGCAACAGAAGGTCTAAAACCGTTTTGTGCTATATATTCCTCGTTTTTACAACGAGGCTATGATCAG GTGGTGCACGACGTGGATCTTCAGAAGTTACCTGTACGGTTTGCAATGGACCGAGCTGGTTTGGTTGGTGCAGACGGTCCAACACATTGTGGAGCATTCGATGTGACGTACATGGCTTGTTTGCCTAATATGGTAGTCATGGCTCCATCGGACGAAGCAGAGCTAATGCACATGGTTGCAACAGCAGCAGCTATTGACGATAGGCCTAGTTGTTTCAGATTTCCTAGAGGAAATGGAATTGGTGCAGTTCTTCCTCCAAACAATAAGGGAATACCAATTGAG GTTGGTAAGGGAAGAATACTGAGAGAAGGTGAAAGAGTAGCCATTCTAGGATATGGTTCTATAGTACAACAATGTTTGGGAGCTGCAGACATTTTGCAATCACATGATGTAAGAGTAACAGTAGCTGATGCTAGGTTCTGCAAACCATTGGATGCTGATCTTATTAGGAGATTAGCCAAAGAGCATGAAATCTTGATCACTGTTGAAGAAGGATCAATTGGTGGATTTGGCTCACATGTGTCTCATTTCTTAAGCCTAAACAGCATTTTGGATGGACCCCTTAAG TTGAGGTCAATGTTACTTCCGGATAGATACATTGATCATGGTTCACCAGCTGATCAAATTGAAGCAGCTGGTTTATCATCAAAGCATATATATGCTACAGTTCTAACATTATTGGGAAGGCCAAAAGAAGCTATGGTAGTAAATTAA
- the LOC129897566 gene encoding probable 1-deoxy-D-xylulose-5-phosphate synthase 2, chloroplastic isoform X2, with translation MAVSSGPVLRISQQSSSPYLTTPRFHNFTRKKFLVKASVNGSDEINGKIVSKKEKESLQIDFSGEKPPTPFLDTVNYPIHMKNLAKQDLEQLAAELRAEIVYSVAKTGGHLSSSLGVVDLTVALHHVFDTPEDKIIWDVGHQTYAHKILTGRRSKMHTMRKTSGLAPFPKRDESAYDPFGAGHSSTSISAGLGMAVARDLLGNNNHVISVIGDGAMTAGQAYEAMNNAGFLDSNLIVVLNDNKQVSLPTATLDGPATPVGALSSALSKIQASRKFRQLREAAKSITKQIGPQAHEVAAKVDEYARGMLSASGSTLFEELGLYYIGPVDGHNIEDLITIFKKVKSMPAPGPVLIHIVTEKGKGYLPAEAADDKMHGVAQFDPKTGKQFKAKSSTLSYTQYFAESLIKEAENDDKIVAIHAAMGGGTGLNYFQKQFPERCFDVGIAEQHAVTFAAGLATEGLKPFCAIYSSFLQRGYDQVVHDVDLQKLPVRFAMDRAGLVGADGPTHCGAFDVTYMACLPNMVVMAPSDEAELMHMVATAAAIDDRPSCFRFPRGNGIGAVLPPNNKGIPIELRSMLLPDRYIDHGSPADQIEAAGLSSKHIYATVLTLLGRPKEAMVVN, from the exons ATGGCAGTTTCTTCAGGTCCTGTATTGAGAATTAGCCAGCAGTCAAGTTCTCCATACTTGACAACTCCAAGATTTCACAACTTTACAAGAAAAAAA TTTCTTGTAAAAGCTTCTGTGAATGGTTCAGATGAAATCAATGGGAAGATAGTAAGTAAGAAAGAAAAGGAGAGTTTGCAGATTGATTTTTCAGGAGAAAAGCCACCTACACCATTTTTGGATACAGTCAATTATCCAATACATATGAAGAATCTAGCCAAACAG GATCTTGAACAATTAGCTGCAGAACTAAGAGCAGAGATTGTGTATTCAGTGGCGAAAACAGGAGGTCATTTGAGTTCAAGTTTAGGTGTTGTGGATTTAACTGTGGCATTGCATCATGTTTTTGATACTCCTGAGGATAAAATTATATGGGATGTTGGTCATCAG aCATATGCACACAAAATCTTGACAGGAAGGAGGTCTAAAATGCATACAATGAGAAAGACTTCAGGGCTAGCACCTTTTCCTAAAAGGGATGAAAGTGCTTATGATCCATTTGGTGCAGGGCATAGTTCAACAAGCATCTCTGCTGGTCTTG GCATGGCAGTTGCTCGAGATCTTTTAGGGAACAACAACCATGTCATTTCTGTAATCGGAGATGGAGCCATGACTGCAGGACAAGCATATGAGGCCATGAATAATGCAGGATTCCTCGACTCGAATCTGATAGTCGTATTGAATGATAATAAACAAGTTTCTTTACCGACCGCAACCTTAGATGGCCCTGCAACTCCAGTAGGAGCCCTTAGTAGTGCCTTAAGCAAAATCCAAGCTAGTCGTAAGTTTAGACAACTCCGCGAAGCTGCAAAG AGTATAACAAAGCAAATTGGACCTCAAGCACATGAAGTTGCAGCTAAAGTAGATGAATATGCAAGAGGAATGCTTAGTGCTTCTGGTTCCACACTTTTTGAGGAGCTAGGATTATATTACATCGGTCCAGTAGACGGACACAATATTGAAGACTTGATTACTATTTTTAAGAAGGTAAAATCAATGCCAGCACCAGGACCAGTTCTGATTCACATTGTAACAGAGAAAGGAAAAGGCTATCTTCCTGCAGAAGCAGCAGACGATAAAATGCACG GGGTAGCACAGTTTGATCCAAAAACAGGAAAGCAATTTAAGGCCAAGTCGTCTACGCTTTCATATACTCAATACTTTGCTGAATCACTGATTAAAGAAGCCGAAAATGATGACAAGATTGTAGCTATCCATGCTGCAATGGGTGGTGGAACCGGCCTCAATTATTTCCAGAAACAATTTCCGGAACGTTGTTTTGACGTTGGCATTGCTGAGCAACATGCAGTTACTTTTGCAGCTGGCTTAGCAACAGAAGGTCTAAAACCGTTTTGTGCTATATATTCCTCGTTTTTACAACGAGGCTATGATCAG GTGGTGCACGACGTGGATCTTCAGAAGTTACCTGTACGGTTTGCAATGGACCGAGCTGGTTTGGTTGGTGCAGACGGTCCAACACATTGTGGAGCATTCGATGTGACGTACATGGCTTGTTTGCCTAATATGGTAGTCATGGCTCCATCGGACGAAGCAGAGCTAATGCACATGGTTGCAACAGCAGCAGCTATTGACGATAGGCCTAGTTGTTTCAGATTTCCTAGAGGAAATGGAATTGGTGCAGTTCTTCCTCCAAACAATAAGGGAATACCAATTGAG TTGAGGTCAATGTTACTTCCGGATAGATACATTGATCATGGTTCACCAGCTGATCAAATTGAAGCAGCTGGTTTATCATCAAAGCATATATATGCTACAGTTCTAACATTATTGGGAAGGCCAAAAGAAGCTATGGTAGTAAATTAA